In Silene latifolia isolate original U9 population chromosome X, ASM4854445v1, whole genome shotgun sequence, the following proteins share a genomic window:
- the LOC141620317 gene encoding uncharacterized protein LOC141620317, translated as MHGVVCSEVATIEQAFIEYYQDLLGSSTQVVKVCPAVVKRGRVVTYDQANIMLQQVTETEIKEALCSIPVEKAPGPDGYSAGFFRDAYDIIGGDVVKAVKEFFSNGRMLQQINATVITLIPKVDCPSSVQDFRPIACCSVIYKCISKIICRKLSGVLVDHISMNQSAFVKDREIVDNILIFMIWADVDSITILLRAFLTFSEASGLCMNKAKSDVYLNGVYANLASRIVRLAGFKLGQIPFRIFLLPKGVIHKVASICRNYLWAGHAEFKHAPPVAWETCCLPKEHGGLGIINCHLWNVALLGKYAWWIHKKKDSLWVQWVHHIYIKQRDWWMYEPSQNSSWTWRQIFKVKDTLKPGFLNGTWNGKYSIQVAYQWLLGYHPKKDWVSMVWNRVCVPKHNFSTWIYVQQRFLTRDRLQKFGVIIDGVCYLCGMYQETHSHLFFYCPFSMNCLVHLQTWLQIQWQGSLMDWLLRWRCRSLLKKQVVMAAISGLIYSIWDCRNRYRLEHYILQPARVVKGVHQLISLRLNKVDFDRERVKCKAWLRQINVIY; from the exons ATGCATGGGGTGGTCTGTTCTGAGGTTGCTACCATAGAACAAGCTTTCATTGAGTATTATCAGGATCTTTTAGGAAGCTCTACTCAGGTGGTTAAGGTATGTCCTGCAGTAGTTAAAAGAGGTAGAGTAGTGACCTATGATCAAGCAAATATCATGTTGCAGCAGGTGACTGAGACTGAGATTAAGGAGGCCCTCTGTTCTATTCCTGTGGAAAAGGCTCCTGGCCCAGATGGTTACTCTGCTGGGTTCTTTAGAGATGCTTATGACATTATTGGAGGAGATGTGGTTAAGGCAGTGAAGGAATTCTTTTCTAATGGCAGGATGCTACAGCAAATTAATGCAACTGTGATTACTCTAATTCCTAAGGTAGACTGTCCCAGTTCTGTTCAAGATTTTCGTCCCATTGCTTGTTGCAGTGTCATTTACAAATGTATTTCCAAAATCATTTGTAGAAAACTTTCTGGAGTGCTGGTTGACCACATTAGTATGAATCAGAGTGCGTTTGTTAAAGATAGGGAGATTGTTGATAACATCCTCATTTTCATGATTTG GGCTGATGTGGACTCTATCACAATTTTATTGAGAGCTTTCCTGACTTTCTCTGAAGCATCAGGTCTGTGTATGAATAAAGCCAAGTCAGATGTTTACTTAAATGGAGTTTATGCCAATTTAGCTTCCCGGATTGTCAGGCTTGCTGGGTTCAAATTGGGACAGATACCATTCAG GATCTTTTTATTGCCAAAGGGAGTTATTCATAAGGTGGCGAGCATTTGCAGGAACTATCTTTGGGCAGGTCATGCTGAGTTTAAGCATGCTCCTCCTGTAGCTTGGGAGACTTGTTGTTTACCTAAGGAACATGGGGGATTGGGTATTATTAATTGTCATCTTTGGAATGTTGCTCTGCTAGGAAAGTATGCCTGGTGGATTCATAAGAAGAAAGATAGTCTCTGGGTTCAATGGGTGCATCACATTTATATAAAGCAACGTGACTGGTGGATGTATGAACCTTCTCAGAATTCCAGCTGGACTTGGAGACAAATTTTCAAGGTCAAAGACACTCTTAAACCAGGTTTCTTGAATGGTACTTGGAATGGAAAATATTCTATACAGGTGGCATATCAATGGTTACTTGGTTATCATCCAAAGAAGGACTGGGTGTCTATGGTCTGGAATAGAGTCTGTGTACCTAAACATAACTTCAGTACCTGGATTTATGTGCAGCAGAGATTTTTAACTCGGGACAGATTGCAGAAATTTGGTGTCATCATTGATGGTGTTTGCTATCTGTGTGGGATGTATCAGGAAACGCATAGCCATCTGTTTTTTTACTGTCCATTCAGTATGAATTGTCTGGTGCACTTGCAGACATGGTTACAGATTCAGTGGCAGGGGAGTTTGATGGATTGGCTCCTTAGATGGAGATGTAGATCATTATTGAAAAAACAGGTGGTTATGGCGGCTATTTCTGGTCTCATTTACAGCATCTGGGATTGT
- the LOC141620316 gene encoding uncharacterized protein LOC141620316 produces MVNIGFWNIRGLNKWNKQGDIRRFLHINKIGLFGLVETRIKIKNKDRVQAGFGSPWQIIDNSEVKDSGRIWLLWDTSQFTVTCIRKELRVIHAQVTNLVTGFEWTYSLVYGCNKDTDRVYLWNSMITLKATVNGPWLIMGDFNNILYVDERIGSKVTDSEVREFQNCVDVCGLYDMISTVACFIWNNKQEGDARVYSRIDRVLANDEWILNGPTGVVSFLSEGLYDHSPCLIELGEDTERRKGSFKYFNMWGKSANFKNIVTEIWRQPIQGYFMFQLVKKLKKNNEGYGDIENTAMVAKLVLESIQKQLHIDPRNVLLQAEEGVAAQTYKELDDARILFLV; encoded by the coding sequence ATGGTTAATATAGGTTTTTGGAATATAAGAGGTCTTAATAAATGGaataagcaaggtgatattagAAGATTCTTGCACATTAATAAAATTGGCCTGTTTGGTTTGGTTGAAACCAGgattaagattaagaataaaGATAGAGTTCAGGCTGGGTTTGGTAGTCCCTGGCAAATAATTGATAATAGTGAGGTGAAAGATAGTGGTAGAATCTGGTTACTGTGGGATACTTCACAATTTACTGTTACTTGCATTAGGAAGGAGCTACGGGTCATTCATGCTCAGGTTACTAATCTGGTGACTGGGTTTGAATGGACTTATTCTCTTGTGTATGGGTGTAATAAAGATACTGATAGAGTTTATCTGTGGAATTCAATGATTACTCTGAAAGCTACTGTTAATGGTCCCTGGCTCATAATGGGAGACTTTAATAATATCCTATATGTGGATGAAAGAATAGGGTCTAAGGTAACTGATTCTGAGGTGAGGGAGTTTCAGAATTGTGTGGATGTCTGTGGTCTGTATGATATGATTTCTACTGTTGCCTGCTTCATCTGGAATAACAAGCAAGAGGGTGATGCTAGAGTGTACAGTAGGATAGATAGAGTTTTGGCCAATGATGAGTGGATTCTTAATGGGCCCACAGGTGTTGTTTCTTTCTTATCTGAGGGACTGTATGACCATAGTCCTTGCCTGATTGAGTTAGGGGAGGACACTGAGAGAAGGAAAGGCTCCTTtaagtactttaatatgtgggggaAGAGTGCTAATTTTAAGAACATTGTTACTGAGATATGGAGGCAGCCTATTCAAGGTTACTTTATGTTTCAATTGGTCAAGAAACTTAAAAAGAACAATGAAGGGTATGGGGATATTGAGAATACTGCTATGGTTGCTAAATTGGTGCTTGAAAGTATCCAAAAGCAGTTGCACATTGATCCCAGGAATGTGTTGTTACAAGCTGAGGAGGGAGTTGCAGCTCAGACCTACAAAGAGCTTGATGATGCTAGGATTTTGTTCTTAGTTTAG